One part of the Coregonus clupeaformis isolate EN_2021a unplaced genomic scaffold, ASM2061545v1 scaf0332, whole genome shotgun sequence genome encodes these proteins:
- the LOC121559029 gene encoding uncharacterized protein LOC121559029, translated as MLVRELAVLNTQIFTVEQPIFICFTPARRMVWNELSSQNEQYVDEEVGHRSCLALIPWSGPLCVPIFPVFSKAKPVYYLTRAGRMLVTELAVLNTQTSKLVIEEPTIHLTEAGRLVLDELSAPSDSHSQPNREDSGFPYEKLQLVGNWGSFHFHYWNIHYGRVQQNEEDMHHLCIVRGVEKQLWWSRVIQEKILDPWGLVQVVLTNKKLTGIKFLGRRIHGLMSCLVKRRSEFTYYEDAQQVDISTTVEGYQERGDEMMAYQFSTSDIITTPHEPSSGSSHQFPQNSTPPPFPSDSPPSPPPPYHSTQDQDQTPDSTPQEFEEEFVEEQNNAADVPQLRRYFENQGTTNFSLRLAGIRRAMEALTSSDSTSLNYLTHAGRMVLSGLSELNQQIDRINFADVFYEFVLLSLLEGKTSLPISKPGSFLYLLLQVIMRIDPPGGAWTEAAENFYLLVKGQMKAWLESIFNLNESIYESPERLSGR; from the exons atgctggtgagagagctggcagtgttaaacaCGCAG ATATTCACAGTGGAGCAGCCCATTTTCATCTGTTTCACTCCTGCTAGGAGGATGGTATGGAATGAACTGTCCTCTCAAAATGAACAG tatgtggatgaggaggttgggcaccggtcctgtctggctttaatcccttggtctggaccctTGTGTGTTCCTATCTTT cctgtcttctccaaGGCCAAACCAGTCTACTACCTCACTCGTGCTGGGAGAATGCTGGTAACAGAGCTTgcagtgttaaacacacag ACTTCCAAATTGGTTATTGAGGAGCCTACCATTCACCTCACTGAAGCTGGGAGGCTAGTGCTTGACGAACTGTCAGCACCTTCAGATAGCCATTCACAG CCAAATAGGGAAGACTCTGGTTTTCCCTATGAGAAGTTGCAGCTGGTTGGGAACTGGGGTTCGTTTCATTTCCATTACTGGAATATCCATTATGGACGAGTGCAG CAAAATGAAGAGGACATGCATCACCTGTGCATTGTGAGGGGAGTAGAGAAGCAGCTGTGGTGGAGCAGAGTCATCCAGGAAAAAATCCTGGACCCATGG GGTCTCGTCCAGGTGGTCCTCACCAACAAGAAGCTGACTGGTATTAAG TTCCTTGGTAGAAGGATCCATGGACTCATGTCCTGCCTTGTCAAGAGGAGGTCTGAGTTCACCTAttatgaggatgcccag CAGGTGGATATCTCCACCACAGTGGAGGGGTAccaggagaggggggatgagatgaTGGCATATCAGTTCTCCacctctgacatcatcaccacccCTCATGAGCCGTCCTCTGGCTCCTCTCACCAGTTCCCCCAGAATTCTACgcctccccctttcccttccgattcccctcccagtccccctccaccttaccactccacccaggaccaggaccagacccctgacagcactcctcag GAGTTTGAGGAGGAGTTTGTGGAGGAGCAAAATAATGCTGCAGATGTGCCCCAGTTGCG GCGTTACTTTGAAAACCAAGGGACAACCAACTTCTCTCTGAGGCTGGCCGGTATCAGACGTGCTATGGAG GCTCTGACATCCTCTGACAGTACCTCCCTCAATTACCTCACCCACGCTGGGAGGATGGTGTTGAGTGGACTATCCGAGCTCAACCAGCAG ATTGACCGCATCAACTTCGCAGATGTTTTTTATGAATTCGTTCTACTAAGCCTTCTAGAAGGAAAGACATCTCTTCCTATATCT AAGCCTGGTAGCTTCCTTTATCTGCTCCTGCAAGTCATAATGAGGATTGACCCTCCTGGAGGAGCCTGGACAGAGGCTGCTGAGAACTTCTACCTCCTCGTTAAg GGCCAGATGAAGGCATGGCTAGAATCCATCTTCAACCTCAATGAGTCAATCTATGAAAGCCCAGAGAGGCTCTCGGGGAGGTGA